Sequence from the Flavobacteriales bacterium genome:
CGCATGACCCCAAAGGGCAAAGCAATATCATCGGTCACTACAAGAACATTTTCGACTTTTACTTTTAGATGTTGCATCCAATAGCTTAAGGCTTTACCGCTCAAGTTCATAAAAGTGGTAGGTTTAATAAGGTGATAGATTCTGGACTTATGTTTTATGGAAGTGTAGTAAGCGTGTTTTTCCTCTTTAAAAGAAGTATTGGACGACTCGGCTAGAGCGTCCAATACTTTAAATCCTATATTGTGTCTTGTATTTTCGTACTTGACACCAGGGTTTCC
This genomic interval carries:
- a CDS encoding aminoacyl-tRNA hydrolase is translated as GNPGVKYENTRHNIGFKVLDALAESSNTSFKEEKHAYYTSIKHKSRIYHLIKPTTFMNLSGKALSYWMQHLKVKVENVLVVTDDIALPFGVMRLRGKGSDGGHNGLKDINYYLGHTKYARLRFGVGDQFLKGQQAQYVLSEWTTDEEKDLSERIQHATKMVLAFGTIGLAQTMSDFNGK